A single region of the Brachypodium distachyon strain Bd21 chromosome 3, Brachypodium_distachyon_v3.0, whole genome shotgun sequence genome encodes:
- the LOC100831349 gene encoding shikimate kinase 1, chloroplastic, which yields MEAGVGMALQSRAAGFGAGRRRSALCGGESRARVGSLRVGDQVASSPAAVRARVSKPIVTPLRAKKSSGGHENLHNSVDEALLLKRKSEDVLFHLNGRCIYLVGMMGSGKSTVGKILAEVLGYSFFDSDKLVEQSVGMPSVAQIFKVHSEAFFRDNETSVLRDLSSMRRLVVATGGGAVIRPVNWKNMKKGLSVWLDVPLEALARRIAKVGTASRPLLDQPSGDPYTMAFSKLSTLAEQRGDAYANADVRVSLEEIASKLGHDDVSKLTPIDIALESLYKIESFVTEDTVGESHTESQAQRIHTL from the exons ATGGAGGCGGGCGTGGGGATGGCGCTGCAGTCGAGGGCGGCGGGgttcggcgccggccgccgccggagcgcgCTTTGCGGCGGCGAGAGCAGGGCCCGGGTCGGAAGCCTGAGGGTCGGCGATCAGGTggcgtcgtcgccggccgccgtgcgGGCGCGTGTGTCCAAGCCAATCGTCACCCCGCTCCGCGCCAAGAAATCGTCCGGAG GTCATGAAAACTTACATAACTCCGTTGACGAAGCCCTCCTGTTGAAG AGAAAATCAGAAGACGTTCTGTTCCACTTGAATGGACGGTGTATCTACCTAGTTG GAATGATGGGTTCTGGAAAAAGTACAGTGGGGAAGATATTAGCTGAAGTTTTGGGTTATTCATTTTTTGACAG TGATAAATTAGTTGAACAATCAGTTGGGATGCCTTCAGTTGCTCAAATTTTCAAGGTCCACAGTGAAGCTTTCTTCAGGGATAATGAG ACTAGTGTTTTGAGAGATTTGTCCTCAATGCGGCGATTAGTTGTTGCTACTGGAGGTGGTGCTGTTATCCGACCTGTTAACTG GAAAAATATGAAGAAGGGCCTATCTGTTTGGTTGGACGTGCCCCTGGAGGCTCTTGCCAGGCGTATTGCGAAAGTGGGGACTGCCTCTCGTCCTCTTCTAGATCAACCGTCCGGTGATCCTTACACAATG GCCTTCTCTAAACTCAGCACACTCGCAGAGCAAAGGGGAGATGCTTATGCAAATGCTGATGTGAGGGTTTCTCTTGAAG AGATTGCATCTAAACTTGGTCATGATGATGTCTCTAAGCTGACACCAATTGATATTGCTCTTGAG TCACTCTACAAGATCGAGAGCTTTGTCACCGAAGACACCGTTGGTGAGTCGCACACAGAATCGCAAGCCCAAAGGATACATACCTTGTAG